One Nyctibius grandis isolate bNycGra1 chromosome 17, bNycGra1.pri, whole genome shotgun sequence genomic window carries:
- the CHD5 gene encoding chromodomain-helicase-DNA-binding protein 5 isoform X3, giving the protein MRGPAAGRELLDDAENEEDVSEDDGVLEGLDEFFVEEQVAVQKKKKSKKLKDGKAAKIKRRKKEGSNNEMSDNEEEIEEKSESEGSDYSPNKKKKKKLKDKKEKKTKRKKKDEEEDDNEDGGLKEPKSSAQLMEEWGLDDVDYIFSEEDYHTLTNYKAFSQFLRPLIAKKNPKIPMSKMMTVLGAKWREFSANNPFKGSSAAAAAAAVAAAVETVTIAPPLAASPQQPALPAVIRKAKTKEGKGPGVRKKIKGSKDGKKKGKGKKMAGFKFRFGGIPSKRKKGSSSEEEEREESDFDSASINSSSVRSECSAGLGKRGKRRRKKKRIEEGDGYETDHQDYCEVCQQGGEIILCDTCPRAYHLVCLDPELERAPEGKWSCPHCEKEGIQWEPKEDEEEEDEGGEEEEEDDHMEFCRVCKDGGELLCCDTCPSSYHLHCLNPPLPEIPNGEWLCPRCTCPPLKGKVQRILHWAWKEPPAAPLPPALPAPAAELALPPPKVPGGLPEREFFVKWAGLSYWHCSWVKELQLELYHTVMYRNYQRKNDMEEPPAFDYGSGDEDSQREKRKNKDPQYAKMEERFYRYGIKPEWMMIHRILNHSFDKKGDVHYLIKWKDLPYDQCTWEMDEIDIPYYENLKHLYWNHRELMLGEDTRPLKKLNKKGKKLKEEKLEKPPETPLVDPTVKFDKQPWYIDATGGTLHPYQLEGLNWLRFSWAQGTDTILADEMGLGKTVQTIVFLYSLYKEGHSKGPYLVSAPLSTIINWEREFEMWAPDFYVVTYTGDKESRSVIRENEFSFEDNAIRSGKKVFRMKKEAQIKFHVLLTSYELITIDQAVLGSIEWACLVVDEAHRLKNNQSKFFRVLNSYKIDYKLLLTGTPLQNNLEELFHLLNFLTPERFNNLEGFLEEFADISKEDQIKKLHDLLGPHMLRRLKADVFKNMPAKTELIVRVELSQMQKKYYKFILTRNFEALNSKGGGNQVSLLNIMMDLKKCCNHPYLFPVAAVEAPVLPNGSYDGNSLVKSSGKLMLLQKMLKKLRDGGHRVLIFSQMTKMLDLLEDFLEYEGYKYERIDGGITGGLRQEAIDRFNAPGAQQFCFLLSTRAGGLGINLATADTVIIYDSDWNPHNDIQAFSRAHRIGQNKKVMIYRFVTRASVEERITQVAKRKMMLTHLVVRPGLGSKSGSMTKQELDDILKFGTEELFKDDVEGTVSQGQRIAMPDAVTPFSDTLSTKGGAVTPGMKKKHGGPPPGDNKDVDDSSVIHYDDAAISKLLDRNQDATDDTELQNMNEYLSSFKVAQYVVREEDGVEEVEREIIKQEENVDPDYWEKLLRHHYEQQQEDLARNLGKGKRIRKQVNYNDASQEDQEWQDELSDNQSEYSIGSEDEDEDFEERPEGQSGRRQSRRQLKSDRDKPLPPLLARVGGNIEVLGFNARQRKAFLNAIMRWGMPPQDAFNSHWLVRDLRGKSEKEFRAYVSLFMRHLCEPGADGAETFADGVPREGLSRQHVLTRIGVMSLVRKKVQEFEHVNGKYSTPDLILEGPDSKKPSEIVSSDPNTPVPASPAHTHTGPVALADRIEAQLGFPEERDQVEQKPRRVSDSQVPASAEVESEEQPESCDSTEKPREEKPEESERAESSPEPVGKDEGVEETEKPLEKPELSSSPAKGEDKEVKPAEDAKVEEEQSEAQQNGDREEEEDGKKDDRNVNFRFMFNIADGGFTELHTLWQNEERAAISSGKIYDIWHRRHDYWLLAGIVTHGYARWQDIQNDPRYVILNEPFKSEIHKGNYLEMKNKFLARRFKLLEQALVIEEQLRRAAYLNMTQDPSHPAMALNARLAEVECLAESHQHLSKESLAGNKPANAVLHKVLNQLEELLSDMKADVTRLPSMLSRIPPVAARLQMSERSILSRLATRGGDPAAQQGSFGSSQIYNNNFGPNFRGPGPGGIVNYSQMPLGPYITDI; this is encoded by the exons ATGCGGGGGCCGGCGGCCGGCCGGGAGCTGCTGGACGACGCGGAGAACGAGGAGGACGTGTCGG AAGACGATGGGGTGCTGGAAGGACTGGATGAGTTTTTTGTAGAAGAGCAAGTCgctgtgcagaaaaaaaagaaatccaagaagCTGAAAGACGGCAAGGCTGCCAAAatcaagaggaggaagaaggag GGGAGCAACAATGAAATGTCAGACAACGAAGAGGAGATCGAGGAGAAATCTGAGAGTGAAGGGAGTGACTATTCCCCcaacaaaaagaagaagaaaaaactgaaggacaagaaggagaaaaaaacaaaacggaagaagaaggatgaagaggaggatgacAACGAGGATGGAGGGCTAAAG GAGCCCAAGAGCTCGGCCCAGCTGATGGAGGAATGGGGCCTCGATGACGTCGATTACATTTTCTCAGAAGAAGATTATCACACTCTGACTAATTACAAGGCTTTCAGCCAGTTTCTCAG gcCTCTGATCGCCAAGAAGAACCCCAAGATCCCCATGTCCAAGATGATGACCGTGCTTGGTGCCAAGTGGCGAGAGTTCAGTGCCAACAACCCGTTCAAGGGCAgctcggcagcagcggcggccgcggccgTTGCCGCGGCTGTGGAGACGGTCACCATTGCCCCGCCGCTCGCcgccagcccccagcagcccgcCTTGCCCGCCGTCATCAGGAAGGCTAAGACCAAGGAGGGCAAGG GTCCGGGCGTGCGGAAGAAAATCAAGGGCTCcaaagatgggaagaaaaagggaaaggggaaaaagatggcAGGCTTCAAATTCCGGTTTGGAGGAATCcccagcaaaaggaaaaagggcTCCTCT agcGAAGAGGAGGAACGGGAGGAATCCGACTTCGACAGTGCCAGcatcaacagctcctccgtgcGCTCCGAGTGCTCGGCTGGCCTcgggaagagagggaagaggaggagaaagaaaaagagga TCGAAGAAGGGGACGGGTACGAGACGGACCACCAGGACTACTGCGAGGTGtgccagcagggaggggagatcATCCTGTGCGACACCTGTCCTCGCGCCTACCACCTCGTCTGCCTGGACCCCGAGCTGGAGCGGGCCCCCGAGGGCAAGTGGAGCTGCCCCCACTGC GAGAAGGAGGGCATCCAGTGGGAGCCgaaggaggatgaggaggaagaagacgaaggcggcgaggaggaggaggaggatgaccACATGGAGTTCTGCCGGGTCTGTAAGGACGGaggggagctgctgtgctgcgATACCTGCCCGTCCTCCTACCACCTCCACTGCCTGAACCCGCCGCTGCCCGAGATCCCAAACGGTGAATGGCTCTGCCCGCGCTGTACA tgccctcccTTGAAGGGCAAAGTCCAACGCATCCTGCACTGGGCCTGGAAGGAGCCGCCggccgccccgctgccgcccgcgctgcccgccccggccgcgGAGCTGGCTCTGCCCCCGCCGAAGGTGCCGGGGGGGCTCCCGGAGCGCGAGTTCTTCGTGAAGTGGGCAGGCCTGTCCTACTGGCACTGCTCCTGGGTCAAGGAGCTGCAG CTGGAGCTCTACCACACCGTCATGTACCGCAACTACCAACGCAAGAACGACATGGAGGAGCCGCCGGCCTTCGACTACGGCTCCGGGGACGAGGACAGCCAGCGGGAGAAGCGGAAGAACAAGGACCCGCAGTACGCCAAGATGGAGGAGCGGTTCTACCGCTACGGCATCAAGCCCGAGTGGATGATGATCCACCGCATCCTCAACCACAG CTTTGATAAAAAGGGAGACGTCCATTACCTGATCAAGTGGAAGGACCTGCCCTACGACCAGTGCACCTGGGAGATGGACGAGATAGACATCCCCTACTACGAAAACCTCAAACACCTCTACTGGAACCACAG GGAGCTGATGCTGGGGGAGGACACGCGTCCTCTGAAGAAGCTgaacaagaaagggaaaaagctgaaagaggAGAAGCTGGAAAAGCCTCCGGAAACACCTCTCGTGGAT CCTACGGTGAAGTTTGACAAGCAGCCGTGGTACATCGACGCCACGGGAGGCACGCTCCATCCTTACCAGCTGGAAGGGCTAAACTGGCTGAGATTTTCTTGGGCCCAAGGGACAGATACAATCCTGGCCGATgagatggggctggggaagACGGTGCAGACTATTGTGTTCTTGTATTCCCTGTACAAGGAG GGCCACTCGAAAGGGCCGTACCTGGTCAGCGCCCCTCTCTCCACCATCATCAACTGGGAGCGCGAGTTTGAGATGTGGGCGCCCGACTTCTACGTTGTGACCTACACGGGGGACAAAGAAAGCCGGTCGGTCATCCGggaaaatgagttttcttttgaagacaACGCCATCCGGAGTGGGAAGAAGGTCTTCCGGATGAAG AAGGAAGCGCAGATCAAGTTCCATGTCCTGCTCACCTCCTACGAGCTGATCACTATCGACCAGGCGGTGCTGGGCTCCATTGAGTGGGCCTGTCTGGTGGTGGATGAAGCGCACAGGCTGAAGAACAACCAGTCCAAA TTCTTCAGAGTATTAAATAGCTACAAGATCGATTACAAGCTGCTGCTCACCGGGACTCCGCTCCAGAATAACTTGGAAGAGCTCTTCCACCTCCTCAATTTCCTGACTCCGGAGAGGTTTAA TAACCTGGAGGGGTTCCTGGAGGAGTTTGCAGACATCTCCAAGGAGGACCAGATCAAAAAGCTCCACGACCTGCTGGGTCCCCACATGCTGCGGCGGCTCAAGGCAGACGTGTTCAAGAACATGCCGGCCAAGACGGAGCTGATTGTGAGAGTGGAGCTGAGCCAGATGCAGAA GAAGTACTACAAGTTCATCCTGACGAGGAACTTCGAAGCCCTGAACTCGAAAGGCGGTGGGAACCAGGTCTCGCTGCTCAACATCATGATGGACCTGAAGAAGTGCTGCAATCACCCGTACCTCTTCCCCGTGGCCGCGGTG GAGGCCCCGGTCCTGCCCAATGGATCCTACGATGGGAATTCTTTGGTCAAATCTTCCGGGAAACTGATGCTGCTCCAAAAGATGCTGAAGAAGCTGCGGGACGGGGGTCACAGAGTTCTGATCTTCTCCCAG ATGACGAAGATGCTGGACTTGCTGGAGGATTTCCTGGAGTACGAAGGCTACAAGTACGAGCGGATAGACGGGGGCATCACCGGGGGCCTGCGCCAGGAGGCCATCGACAGGTTTAACG CTCCTGGTGCTCAGcagttctgctttctcctctctaCCCGCGCCGGCGGTCTGGGCATAAACCTTGCTACGGCCGACACAGTCATTATTTATGACTCTGACTGGAACCCCCACAATGACATCCAG GCGTTCAGCAGAGCTCACCGCATCGGGCAGAACAAGAAGGTGATGATCTACCGCTTCGTGACCAGAGCCTCCGTGGAGGAGCGCATCACGCAGGTGGCCAAGAGGAAGATGATGCTCACCCACCTGGTCGTCCGCCCGGGGCTTGGCTCCAAGTCGGGCTCCATGACCAAGCAAGAGCTGGACGACATCCTCAAGTTTGGGACAGAAGAGCTCTTCAAGGATGATGTGGAAG GCACGGTGTCTCAGGGGCAGCGGATCGCCATGCCCGATGCTGTCACCCCTTTCTCTGACACGCTGTCAACCAAAGGGGGTGCAGTGACTCCCGGCATGAAAAAAAAGCACGGGGGCCCCCCACCAG GTGACAATAAGGACGTGGATGACAGCAGCGTGATCCACTACGACGACGCTGCCATCTCTAAGCTTCTGGACCGAAACCAGGACGCGACCGATGACACGGAGCTGCAGAACATGAACGAGTATCTCAGCTCCTTTAAAGTGGCCCAGTATGTTGTGAGAGAAGAGGACGGTGTG gaggaggtggaacGCGAGATCATCAAGCAAGAGGAGAACGTGGACCCCGACTACTGGGAGAAGCTGCTGCGGCACCACtatgagcagcagcaggaagatcTGGCCAGGAActtggggaaagggaagagaatcCGCAAGCAGGTCAACTACAACGACGCCTCGCAGGAGGACCAAG AGTGGCAGGACGAGCTCTCCGACAATCAGTCCGAGTACTCCATTGGCTCCgaggatgaggatgaagacTTTGAAGAGAGGCCGGAAGGTCAGA GTGGCAGAAGGCAATCCCGGAGACAGCTGAAGAGTGACCGGGACAagcctctccctcctctgctggcGAGAGTTGGGGGGAATATCGAG GTTCTGGGTTTCAACGCCCGGCAGCGCAAGGCCTTCCTGAACGCCATCATGCGCTGGGGCATGCCGCCCCAGGACGCCTTCAACTCCCACTGGCTGGTCAGGGACCTGCGAGGGAAGAGCGAGAAGGAGTTCAG GGCGTACGTCTCTCTCTTCATGAGACACTTGTGTGAGCCCGGGGCAGACGGTGCCGAGACGTTTGCGGACGGCGTCCCCCGGGAGGGGCTGTCGCGCCAGCACGTGCTGACTCGGATAGGAGTCATGTCACTAGTAAGGAAGAAG GTCCAGGAGTTTGAGCACGTCAACGGGAAGTACAGCACTCCAGATCTGATCCTCGAGGGCCCGGACAGCAAGAAGCCCAGCGAGATTGTGTCTTCAGATCCCAACACCCCGGTCCCGGCCAGCCCGGCACATACGCATACGGGGCCCGTGGCCCTCGCAG ACAGGATAGAAGCACAGCTCGGGTTCCCGGAGGAGAGGGACCAAGTGGAGCAGAAGCCCAGGAGGGTGTCTGACAGCCAG GTGCCCGCGAGTGCCGAGGTGGAAAGCGAAGAGCAGCCAGAAAGCTGCGACAGCACGGAGAAACCGAGGGAGGAGAAGCCAGAGGAGAGCGAAAGGGCTGAGTCTTCTCCCGAGCCCGTGGGGAAAG ATGAGGGGGTTGAAGAGACAGAGAAGCCTTTGGAGAAGCCCGAGTTGAGCAGCAGCCCAGCGAAAGGGGAGGACAAGGAAGTCAAACCAG CAGAGGATGCCAaggtggaggaggagcagagcgAGGCGCAGCAAAACGGCGAccgagaggaggaggaggatggaaagAAGGATGACAGGAACGTCAACTTCCGCTTCATGTTCAACATTGCGGATGGTGGATTTACAG AGCTGCACACGCTGTGGCAGAACGAGGAGAGGGCTGCCATCTCCTCCGGCAAGATCTACGACATCTGGCACCGCCGGCACGACTACTGGCTCTTGGCAGGGATCGTCAC CCACGGCTACGCCCGCTGGCAGGACATCCAGAACGACCCGCGCTACGTGATCCTGAACGAGCCCTTCAAGTCGGAGATACACAAGGGGAACTACCTCGAGATGAAGAACAAGTTCCTTGCCCGGCGGTTCAAG TTGCTGGAGCAGGCGCTGGTGATCGAGGAGCAGCTGCGGAGGGCTGCGTACCTGAACATGACCCAAGACCCCAGTCACCCGGCCATGGCGCTGAACGCCCGTCTGGCTGAAGTGGAGTGCCTTGCCGAGAgccaccagcacctctccaAAGAGTCCCTGGCTGGGAACAAGCCCGCCAACGCTGTCCTCCACAAGG TGCTGAACCAGCTCGAGGAGCTGCTGAGCGACATGAAGGCCGACGTGACGCGCCTGCCCTCCATGCTGTCCCGCATCCCGCCCGTGGCCGCCCGCCTGCAGATGTCGGAGCGCAGCATCCTGAGCCGCCTGGCCACCCGCGGGGGGGACCCTGCCGCCCAGCAG ggCTCCTTCGGCTCCTCCCAGATCTACAACAACAACTTTGGGCCGAATTTCCGAGGTCCTGGGCCGGGCGGGATCGTCAACTACAGTCAGATGCCGCTGGGACCGTACATTACCG ATATTTAG